In a genomic window of Phragmites australis chromosome 14, lpPhrAust1.1, whole genome shotgun sequence:
- the LOC133890107 gene encoding pentatricopeptide repeat-containing protein At3g29230-like, whose product MEQELLRTLRNLKSPRHLLQTHAQLLAGGLAASPRLLPALVSAALSVLSSPRHAAAALRAAGAAASTVAHNTLIERLAGRGGGRGCSSEDALAAYAAMRGAGVPSNGFTFTFLLRACEALRRLLPCRCVHGQIVRCGFGCDVVVQNALLNVYYKCSDGGDVGAARQVFDEMVERDVVSWNSIVGVYMSSGDATGAMELFEAMPERNVVSWNTIVAGLTRVGNMVSARVVFDRMPMRDAISWNLMISGYATSGDMEAARSLFDRMDRKDVVSWTAMVSAYAKIGDLDSAKLLFDQMPVKNLVSWNAMITGYNHNSRYDEALCTFQLMMVEGRFMPDEATLVSVVSACAQLSSVEYCNWISSYISKINTHISVALGNALIDMFAKCGDVGRAWLIFDKMKTRCIITWTTMISGFAYNGLFREALLVYNDMCREGVELDDTVFIPALAACAHGGLLQEGWSIFKQMIEQYRITPRMEHYGCIVDLLGRAGKLQKAVRFIESMPLEPGVVIWVTLLSSCIAHGDAEFVEYVSTKIVEIEPFNSSYQVLVSNCNALEGRWGSVMDARRVMHDWGIEKVPGSSLIQIGSEVHEFLAKDTRHQKRKEIYETLDGLIALIRNTEHAPCISYSSTLK is encoded by the coding sequence ATGGAGCAGGAGCTGCTCCGAACCCTGCGGAACCTCAAGTCCCCGCGCCACCTGCTGCAGACCCACGCCCAGCTCCTCGCCGGGGGCCTCGCCGCGAGCCCGCGTCTCCTCCCGGCACTCGTCTCTGCCGCGCTCTCCGTCCTCTCGTCGCCGCGCCACGCCGCCGCGGCCCTCCGCGCCGCGGGGGCCGCGGCCTCCACCGTCGCGCACAACACCCTCATCGAGCGTCTCgccgggcgcggcggcggccgcggatGCTCCTCGGAGGACGCGCTCGCGGCCTACGCGGCCATGCGCGGCGCGGGGGTGCCGTCCAACGGGTTCACCTTCACCTTCCTGCTCCGCGCGTGCGAGGCcctgcggcggctgctgccgtGCCGGTGCGTCCATGGCCAGATCGTAAGGTGCGGGTTCGGGTGTGACGTAGTTGTGCAGAATGCTCTCCTGAACGTGTATTACAAGTGCAGCGACGGTGGGGACGTTGGGGCTGCTCGCCAGGTGTTCGATGAAATGGTTGAGAGGGATGTGGTTTCTTGGAACTCCATCGTTGGGGTGTACATGTCGAGTGGAGATGCTACGGGGGCGATGGAGTTGTTCGAGGCAATGCCAGAGAGGAATGTCGTATCGTGGAACACAATTGTTGCCGGGTTAACCAGGGTGGGGAACATGGTGTCAGCACGTGTCGTGTTTGATAGGATGCCAATGAGGGATGCCATTTCTTGGAATCTGATGATCTCTGGTTATGCAACAAGCGGTGATATGGAGGCTGCACGGTCACTCTTTGATCGGATGGATCGGAAGGATGTGGTTTCATGGACAGCTATGGTTTCTGCTTATGCAAAGATTGGGGATCTAGATTCAGCTAAACTGTTGTTTGATCAGATGCCTGTTAAGAACTTGGTTTCATGGAATGCAATGATAACTGGATACAATCACAACTCCAGATATGATGAGGCATTGTGCACATTTCAGCTGATGATGGTTGAGGGAAGATTCATGCCTGATGAAGCTACACTAGTAAGTGTCGTCTCGGCCTGTGCTCAGCTGAGCAGTGTTGAATACTGCAATTGGATCAGTTCTTACATCAGTAAAATCAACACTCATATATCTGTTGCATTAGGAAATGCTCTCATAGACATGTTTGCAAAGTGTGGGGATGTAGGAAGAGCATGGTTAATTTTTGACAAAATGAAAACAAGATGTATCATTACATGGACAACAATGATTTCTGGTTTTGCTTATAATGGGCTCTTTAGAGAAGCCTTGTTGGTGTACAATGATAtgtgcagagaaggagttgaaCTGGATGACACTGTTTTCATTCCTGCACTTGCTGCTTGTGCTCATGGTGGTTTGTTGCAAGAAGGTTGGAGCATCTTTAAGCAAATGATTGAGCAATATAGGATTACACCAAGAATGGAGCACTATGGATGCATAGTTGATCTACTTGGTCGAGCAGGTAAGTTACAAAAGGCAGTGCGATTTATTGAAAGCATGCCTCTTGAGCCCGGTGTTGTCATCTGGGTCACTTTGCTTAGTTCTTGTATTGCACATGGTGATGCAGAGTTTGTGGAGTATGTCAGTACAAAGATAGTTGAAATAGAACCATTTAATTCTAGTTATCAAGTGCTGGTTTCAAATTGTAATGCCCTGGAGGGAAGGTGGGGAAGTGTGATGGATGCACGCAGAGTCATGCATGATTGGGGCATTGAGAAAGTGCCTGGCAGTAGCTTGATACAGATAGGAAGTGAGGTTCATGAGTTCTTGGCTAAAGACACAAGGCACCAGAAAAGGAAAGAGATATATGAAACACTAGATGGTTTAATAGCTCTCATCAGAAATACAGAGCACGCCCCTTGCATCAGTTATAGCAGTACACTTAAGTAA